One Oncorhynchus nerka isolate Pitt River linkage group LG5, Oner_Uvic_2.0, whole genome shotgun sequence genomic window carries:
- the LOC115117825 gene encoding uncharacterized protein C21orf140 homolog translates to MRLKLRNLLQFMWNRKSNSGPQCVPYIRDIRQLQSEGFYRVYLGETEFPEGLITGDISAATDASSSRHSWSVIHAGGQRGWVPWNYKLLFHCNGVSSLQPSGEIFEELCGSLRKNYGKCAIVVNNHSWRSPRKVDDCNFAGYVHHLPEAPVDLIPMSCCPTLARAYGHELIQIPFQCAHLCPLNSAWSTVKWFATNDHWKYSEAIYDRDTLHKYVYWNELMEGALKKMTKRKWEEALSRVRKNENHYINDKQ, encoded by the coding sequence ATGCGCCTCAAGCTGCGGAACCTTCTACAGTTCATGTGGAACAGGAAGTCCAACAGCGGGCCCCAATGTGTGCCATACATCCGCGACATCAGACAGCTGCAGAGCGAGGGGTTCTACCGAGTTTATCTCGGTGAAACCGAGTTTCCAGAGGGTCTGATCACTGGTGACATCTCCGCGGCAACGGACGCCTCTAGCAGCAGACACAGCTGGAGCGTCATCCACGCGGGAGGTCAGAGAGGATGGGTTCCATGGAATTACAAACTACTGTTCCACTGTAACGGTGTCTCCTCACTGCAGCCTTCAGGGGAAATATTTGAAGAGTTGTGTGGCAGTTTAAGGAAGAACTACGGGAAATGTGCAATAGTAGTGAACAATCATAGCTGGAGGTCACCAAGGAAAGTTGACGATTGTAACTTCGCAGGGTACGTTCATCACCTGCCCGAGGCCCCGGTGGATCTCATACCTATGAGCTGCTGCCCGACGTTGGCGCGCGCGTACGGACACGAGCTTATTCAAATCCCGTTCCAGTGCGCGCACCTGTGCCCTCTGAACAGCGCTTGGTCCACGGTGAAGTGGTTTGCGACCAACGACCATTGGAAGTATTCGGAGGCCATTTACGACCGTGACACTCTACATAAATACGTCTATTGGAATGAGCTGATGGAGGGAGCTCTGAAGAAGATGACCAAGAGGAAATGGGAGGAAGCATTGTCTCGAGTTAGGAAGAATGAGAATCATTACATAAATGACAAGCAGTGA